The following proteins are co-located in the Citrobacter freundii ATCC 8090 = MTCC 1658 = NBRC 12681 genome:
- a CDS encoding sensor domain-containing diguanylate cyclase has translation MDNYNSNNGRLMAFYIICLASYVLGGLCLTQFKLTMQSVPQTVYLIIIVGLFFLYGIIFLFMLFQYLCRKDLTCLMILGMAFLGNNIFFVETIYIVQDLINDHASIEKRTNDIAIFYYFRQISFIALLFVSLKSYKISSTVIETKEREPCYIVLSFLIMLVIAVMAHTLASYNPNFTLEITSLKPDNVTVHWHIGYIYSLIVSWGLVLLYLIIKTKTHNILWKSIGLLCCSAILTNVLLLSLDEYSMYIWYVSRGIEVISALCIISILMYNTFIILKKERDSAIKDAMTKIYNRKLFYKSLKSSLAKGEVCVMVLDIDKFKRINDTYGHQEGDRVIISIVDIINKSIRDTDIFARVGGEEFAILLKCNDQDEAIVVAERIRRNVENGTTIPNSYDLKEKMTISIGVYCSKIDDESADKVVSYADAALYEAKNSGRNKVCYYYH, from the coding sequence ATGGATAACTATAATTCAAATAATGGAAGGTTAATGGCTTTCTATATAATCTGTTTGGCTAGCTATGTTCTTGGTGGTTTGTGTCTTACACAATTTAAATTAACGATGCAAAGTGTCCCACAAACTGTATATCTGATTATAATTGTAGGGTTGTTCTTTTTATATGGAATAATTTTCCTGTTTATGTTATTTCAGTATCTTTGTAGAAAAGATCTCACCTGCCTTATGATATTAGGCATGGCGTTTCTTGGCAATAACATATTTTTCGTCGAGACTATCTACATCGTTCAGGACTTGATTAATGATCATGCATCAATCGAAAAAAGAACTAACGATATAGCTATATTCTATTACTTTCGGCAGATTAGTTTCATCGCTCTGCTATTTGTTTCATTGAAATCTTATAAAATATCATCGACAGTTATTGAAACCAAAGAAAGAGAACCTTGCTATATCGTTCTGTCATTTTTAATTATGCTAGTGATCGCGGTGATGGCGCACACTCTGGCCAGTTACAACCCTAATTTTACACTCGAGATAACAAGCCTGAAGCCTGATAATGTCACGGTGCACTGGCATATTGGGTACATTTATTCGCTTATTGTATCCTGGGGACTGGTCCTGTTGTATTTAATCATTAAAACCAAAACGCACAACATCTTGTGGAAAAGTATAGGGCTACTGTGTTGCTCAGCAATATTGACCAATGTACTACTTCTGAGCCTGGATGAATATAGCATGTATATTTGGTATGTTAGCCGGGGGATTGAGGTGATAAGTGCCCTGTGTATAATCTCAATACTGATGTACAACACCTTCATCATCTTAAAAAAAGAAAGGGACTCAGCTATTAAAGACGCAATGACTAAAATATATAATCGTAAATTATTCTATAAGTCATTAAAATCATCCTTAGCAAAAGGTGAAGTGTGTGTAATGGTTCTGGATATTGATAAATTCAAGCGGATTAACGATACCTACGGTCATCAGGAAGGTGACAGAGTAATAATCAGCATTGTCGATATTATCAATAAATCAATCAGAGATACGGATATTTTTGCCAGAGTAGGTGGCGAAGAATTTGCGATCCTTCTTAAGTGTAACGATCAAGATGAGGCAATTGTTGTTGCAGAACGAATTAGGCGAAATGTCGAGAATGGTACGACAATACCAAATTCATATGATTTAAAAGAAAAAATGACGATAAGTATCGGTGTATATTGCAGTAAAATTGATGATGAATCAGCGGATAAAGTTGTTTCATATGCTGATGCCGCTTTGTATGAAGCCAAAAATTCTGGCAGAAATAAGGTGTGTTACTATTATCATTAA
- the mdtG gene encoding multidrug efflux MFS transporter MdtG, producing the protein MSPSDAPINWKRNLTVAWLGCFLTGSAFSLVMPFLPLYVESLGVTGHSALNMWSGLVFSITFLFSAIASPFWGGLADRKGRKIMLLRSALGMAVVMLLMGLAQNIWQFLILRALLGLLGGFIPNANALIATQVPRNKSGWALGTLSTGGVSGALLGPLAGGLLADQYGLRPVFFITASVLLVCFILTLFFIRERFQPVSKKEMLHIREVVASLRNPKLVLSLFVTTLIIQVATGSIAPILTLYVRELAGNVSNIAFISGMIASVPGVAALISAPKLGKLGDRIGPEKILIVALIVSVLLLIPMSFVQTPWQLGILRFLLGAADGALLPAVQTLLVYNSTNQIAGRIFSYNQSFRDIGNVTGPLMGAAISANYGFRAVFCVTAGVVLFNALYSWNSLRRRRSTEVAG; encoded by the coding sequence ATGTCACCCTCAGATGCTCCCATAAACTGGAAACGCAACCTCACTGTTGCCTGGTTAGGTTGTTTTTTAACCGGCTCAGCATTTAGCCTGGTCATGCCCTTTTTGCCACTTTACGTCGAGAGTCTCGGCGTCACGGGACATAGCGCACTGAATATGTGGTCAGGCCTGGTCTTCAGCATCACCTTTCTTTTTTCCGCCATCGCCTCTCCTTTCTGGGGTGGCCTTGCCGATCGCAAGGGGCGAAAAATCATGCTGCTACGCTCTGCGTTGGGTATGGCTGTTGTGATGCTGCTGATGGGACTGGCGCAAAATATCTGGCAGTTCTTGATCCTGCGCGCCTTGTTGGGGCTGCTTGGTGGATTCATCCCCAATGCGAATGCACTGATCGCCACCCAGGTTCCACGCAATAAAAGCGGCTGGGCACTGGGAACGCTTTCCACCGGTGGCGTTAGTGGCGCACTGCTCGGGCCGCTAGCGGGCGGCCTCCTCGCGGATCAGTACGGACTGCGTCCCGTATTTTTCATCACCGCCAGCGTGCTGTTGGTCTGCTTCATCCTGACGCTATTTTTTATCCGCGAGCGTTTCCAGCCGGTGAGCAAGAAGGAAATGCTGCACATTCGTGAAGTCGTGGCCTCTTTAAGGAACCCCAAACTGGTGCTGAGCCTGTTTGTCACCACTTTGATCATTCAGGTAGCCACCGGTTCTATCGCGCCAATACTGACACTGTACGTTCGAGAGTTGGCTGGTAACGTCAGCAATATTGCGTTTATCAGTGGGATGATAGCCTCAGTCCCCGGCGTTGCGGCATTAATCAGCGCCCCTAAACTTGGCAAATTAGGCGATCGGATTGGCCCGGAGAAGATCCTGATCGTCGCGCTGATCGTTTCCGTGTTACTGCTAATTCCAATGTCATTTGTCCAGACGCCCTGGCAGCTTGGTATTCTGCGCTTTTTATTGGGGGCGGCCGACGGCGCCCTGCTCCCTGCGGTACAAACGCTGCTGGTCTATAACTCGACTAATCAAATAGCTGGACGTATTTTCAGTTATAACCAGTCATTTCGCGACATTGGTAACGTAACAGGGCCTCTAATGGGGGCAGCGATATCCGCCAACTACGGTTTTCGTGCTGTATTCTGTGTGACCGCAGGAGTTGTACTGTTCAACGCCCTGTACTCGTGGAATAGCCTGCGCCGTCGTCGGAGTACAGAGGTCGCGGGATGA
- the mdoH gene encoding glucans biosynthesis glucosyltransferase MdoH, protein MNKTTEYIDAMPLSDIEKAALPKTDIRAVHQALDAEHRTYSREDDSPQGSVKARLEQAWPDSLAKEQLVKDDEGRDQLQAMPKATRTSMFPDPWRTNPVGRFWDRLRGRDVTPRYLSRLTKEEQESEQKWRTVGTIRRYTLLILTLAQTVVATWYMKTILPYQGWAFINPADMMGQDLWVSFMQLLPYMLQTGILILFAVLFCWVSAGFWTALMGFLQLLIGRDKYSISASTVGDEPLNPEHRTALIMPICNEDVDRVFAGLRATWESVKATGNAEHFDVYILSDSYNPDICVAEQKAWMELIAEVQGEGQIFYRRRRRRVKRKSGNIDDFCRRWGNQYSYMVVLDADSVMSGDCLSGLVRLMEANPNAGIIQSSPKASGMDTLYARCQQFATRVYGPLFTAGLHFWQLGESHYWGHNAIIRVKPFIEHCALAPLPGEGSFAGSILSHDFVEAALMRRAGWGVWIAYDLPGSYEELPPNLLDELKRDRRWCHGNLMNFRLFLVKGMHPVHRAVFLTGVMSYLSAPLWFMFLALSTALQVVHALTEPQYFLQPRQLFPVWPQWRPELAIALFASTMVLLFLPKLLSILLIWCKGTKEYGGFIRVTLSLLLEVLFSVLLAPVRMLFHTVFVVSAFLGWEVVWNSPQRDDDSTPWGEAFMRHGSQLLLGLVWAVGMAWLDLRFLFWLAPIVFSLILSPFVSVISSRSTVGLRTKRWKLFLIPEEYSPPQVLVDTDTYLVMNRKRTLDDGFMHAVFNPSFNALATAMATARHRASNVLEIARDRHVEQALNETPEKLNRDRRLVLLSDPVTMARLHYRVWNSPDKYSSWVNYYQGLTLNPLALRKK, encoded by the coding sequence ATGAATAAGACAACTGAGTATATTGACGCAATGCCGCTTTCGGATATCGAAAAAGCGGCACTGCCGAAAACTGACATCCGCGCCGTTCATCAGGCGCTGGATGCTGAGCATCGTACGTACTCGCGCGAAGATGATTCACCGCAGGGTTCTGTAAAAGCTCGTCTTGAGCAAGCATGGCCGGATTCTCTGGCTAAAGAGCAGTTGGTTAAGGACGATGAGGGGCGCGATCAGTTACAGGCGATGCCAAAAGCAACACGTACCTCTATGTTCCCCGATCCCTGGCGTACCAACCCGGTTGGGCGTTTTTGGGATCGTCTGCGTGGGCGTGATGTGACACCGCGTTATCTTTCGCGTTTGACGAAAGAAGAACAAGAGAGCGAGCAAAAATGGCGTACCGTAGGCACCATCCGCCGCTATACGCTGTTGATCTTAACGCTGGCGCAAACGGTCGTTGCAACCTGGTATATGAAGACGATCCTTCCTTATCAGGGGTGGGCATTCATTAATCCTGCAGACATGATGGGGCAGGATTTGTGGGTCTCCTTTATGCAACTGCTGCCCTACATGCTCCAGACCGGCATTCTTATTTTGTTTGCCGTACTTTTCTGTTGGGTATCAGCGGGGTTCTGGACCGCGCTGATGGGCTTCCTGCAATTGCTGATTGGACGGGATAAGTACAGTATCTCGGCCTCAACGGTCGGGGATGAACCGTTGAATCCTGAACACCGTACGGCGTTGATTATGCCTATCTGTAACGAGGACGTTGATCGCGTATTCGCGGGACTTCGCGCCACGTGGGAGTCGGTCAAAGCAACGGGCAACGCTGAGCATTTCGATGTTTACATTCTGAGCGACAGCTACAATCCTGATATCTGCGTGGCAGAACAAAAAGCGTGGATGGAGCTGATTGCCGAAGTGCAGGGCGAAGGACAGATTTTCTACCGCCGTCGTCGTCGTCGCGTGAAGCGTAAAAGCGGCAACATTGATGACTTCTGCCGTCGCTGGGGAAATCAGTACAGCTACATGGTTGTGCTGGATGCGGATTCAGTGATGAGCGGTGACTGTCTGAGCGGCCTGGTGCGCCTGATGGAAGCGAATCCGAATGCCGGGATTATCCAGTCTTCACCGAAGGCTTCCGGTATGGATACGCTGTATGCGCGCTGCCAACAGTTTGCGACCCGTGTTTATGGGCCGCTGTTTACTGCCGGGCTTCACTTCTGGCAGTTAGGCGAATCACACTACTGGGGCCATAACGCGATTATTCGCGTGAAGCCGTTTATCGAGCACTGTGCGCTCGCGCCGTTACCGGGCGAAGGTTCGTTTGCGGGATCGATTCTCTCCCATGACTTCGTGGAAGCGGCCTTGATGCGTCGCGCTGGCTGGGGCGTGTGGATTGCTTACGATCTCCCGGGCTCTTATGAAGAGCTACCGCCGAACCTGCTGGATGAACTCAAGCGTGACCGTCGCTGGTGCCACGGCAACTTGATGAACTTCCGTCTGTTCCTGGTTAAGGGGATGCACCCGGTTCACCGTGCGGTGTTCCTGACTGGTGTGATGTCCTATCTGTCCGCGCCGCTGTGGTTTATGTTCCTCGCGCTCTCTACCGCATTGCAGGTGGTACATGCGTTGACGGAACCGCAGTACTTCCTGCAACCGCGTCAGCTATTCCCGGTATGGCCGCAATGGCGACCTGAACTGGCGATCGCGCTGTTTGCTTCAACGATGGTGCTGTTGTTCCTGCCGAAGTTGCTGAGTATTTTGCTCATCTGGTGTAAAGGGACGAAAGAGTACGGCGGGTTTATCCGCGTTACGCTGTCGCTGCTGCTGGAGGTTCTGTTCTCCGTGCTGCTGGCACCGGTGCGCATGCTGTTCCATACCGTCTTCGTCGTGAGCGCTTTCCTCGGTTGGGAAGTGGTGTGGAATTCGCCGCAGCGCGATGACGATTCCACCCCATGGGGTGAAGCGTTTATGCGTCACGGTTCTCAGTTACTGTTGGGGCTGGTGTGGGCTGTGGGTATGGCCTGGCTGGATCTGCGTTTCCTGTTCTGGCTGGCACCGATTGTCTTCTCGCTGATCCTGTCGCCGTTTGTTTCAGTGATTTCCAGCCGTTCCACGGTGGGGTTACGTACCAAGCGCTGGAAGCTGTTCCTGATCCCGGAAGAGTATTCCCCGCCGCAGGTGCTGGTGGATACCGATACTTATCTGGTGATGAACCGTAAACGTACGCTGGACGATGGCTTTATGCATGCGGTGTTTAACCCGTCGTTTAACGCACTGGCCACGGCCATGGCGACTGCACGCCACCGCGCCAGCAACGTGCTGGAGATTGCACGCGATCGTCATGTGGAACAGGCGCTGAACGAAACGCCGGAGAAACTGAATCGCGATCGCCGCCTTGTATTGTTGAGCGATCCGGTGACCATGGCACGTTTACATTATCGCGTCTGGAATTCACCTGATAAGTATTCTTCGTGGGTGAACTACTATCAGGGATTGACTCTGAACCCGTTGGCGCTCAGGAAAAAATAA
- a CDS encoding rhodanese-related sulfurtransferase: protein MPVLHNRISNDALKAKMLAETEPRTTISFYKYFTIANPQHTRDALYQMFTALNVFGRVYLAHEGINAQISVPQSNVETFRQQLYAFDPALNDLRLNIALDDDGKSFWVLRMKVRERIVADGIDDPDFDASNVGDYLKAAEVNAMLDDPEAVFIDMRNHYEYEVGHFENALEIPADTFRDQLPKAVEMMQAHKDKKIVMYCTGGIRCEKASAWMKHNGFSKVWHIEGGIIEYARKAREQGLPVRFIGKNFVFDERMGERISEDVIAHCHQCGTACDSHTNCKNDGCHLLFIQCPACAQKYKGCCSELCSEESELPEEEQRRRRAGRENGNKIFNKSRGHLNTKLGIPDPAQ, encoded by the coding sequence ATGCCAGTGTTACACAACCGCATTTCGAACGACGCCCTCAAAGCCAAAATGCTGGCCGAGACCGAGCCGCGTACGACGATCTCATTCTATAAATATTTCACCATTGCCAATCCTCAGCACACGCGTGATGCACTGTACCAGATGTTCACCGCATTGAACGTCTTCGGGCGAGTATATCTTGCCCATGAAGGAATTAATGCGCAAATCAGCGTACCGCAAAGCAACGTCGAGACATTTCGCCAGCAACTCTATGCGTTTGATCCTGCATTGAACGATTTACGTCTGAATATTGCGCTGGATGATGACGGTAAATCGTTCTGGGTACTGCGTATGAAAGTCCGTGAACGTATCGTGGCGGATGGTATTGACGATCCAGACTTTGACGCCAGCAACGTGGGGGATTATCTCAAGGCAGCAGAGGTGAATGCCATGCTTGACGATCCTGAAGCGGTATTCATTGATATGCGCAACCATTATGAATATGAGGTGGGTCACTTCGAGAATGCGCTGGAGATCCCGGCAGACACGTTTCGCGATCAGTTGCCGAAAGCGGTTGAAATGATGCAGGCGCATAAAGATAAAAAAATCGTGATGTACTGCACGGGTGGGATCCGCTGTGAGAAAGCTAGCGCCTGGATGAAACACAATGGATTTAGCAAAGTCTGGCACATTGAGGGCGGTATTATTGAGTATGCCCGCAAGGCGCGTGAGCAGGGACTTCCGGTGCGTTTTATCGGTAAAAACTTTGTCTTTGATGAGCGCATGGGCGAAAGGATCTCTGAAGATGTTATCGCACATTGCCATCAGTGCGGCACGGCGTGCGATAGCCATACTAATTGCAAAAATGATGGCTGCCATCTGTTGTTTATTCAGTGCCCGGCTTGTGCGCAGAAATATAAAGGCTGCTGTAGCGAGCTGTGTAGCGAAGAGAGTGAGTTGCCGGAAGAGGAACAACGGCGTCGTCGCGCTGGGCGTGAAAATGGCAATAAAATCTTTAATAAATCACGTGGTCACCTGAATACCAAACTGGGTATTCCAGACCCTGCGCAATAA
- a CDS encoding Kdo(2)-lipid IV(A) acyltransferase: MTNLPKFSAALLHPRYWLTWLGIGILWLIVQLPYPILFKLGCALGRLALRLMKRRAKIVSRNLELCFPQMSEQERQQMVVKNFESVGMGVMETGMAWFWSDKRISRWTEVIGMEHIRDVQAQKRGILLVGLHFLTLELGARQFGLQEPGIGVYRPNDNPLLDWLQTWGRMRSNKSMLDRKDLKGMIKALKKGEVVWYAPDHDYGPRASVFVPLFAVEQAATTSGTWMLSRMSNACLVPFVPRRKPDGKGYQLIMLPPECSPPLDDAETTAAWMNKIVEQCIMMAPEQYMWLHRRFKTRPEGSPSLY, translated from the coding sequence ATGACGAATTTACCCAAGTTTTCGGCTGCGTTACTGCATCCACGTTATTGGTTAACCTGGCTGGGTATTGGCATCCTTTGGTTAATCGTGCAGTTACCCTACCCCATCCTCTTTAAGTTGGGCTGTGCATTAGGTCGACTGGCGCTACGTTTGATGAAACGTCGGGCAAAAATTGTTTCCCGAAATCTGGAACTGTGCTTCCCGCAGATGAGTGAGCAGGAACGCCAGCAGATGGTCGTCAAGAACTTCGAATCCGTGGGCATGGGCGTAATGGAAACCGGAATGGCCTGGTTTTGGTCCGATAAGCGTATTTCACGCTGGACTGAAGTGATCGGGATGGAACATATCCGTGACGTTCAGGCGCAAAAACGCGGGATCTTGTTAGTGGGTCTGCACTTTCTGACTCTGGAACTGGGTGCGCGTCAGTTTGGTTTGCAGGAACCGGGTATTGGTGTGTATCGCCCTAACGACAACCCGCTTCTCGACTGGCTACAAACCTGGGGCCGTATGCGCTCGAATAAATCAATGCTCGATCGTAAAGACCTGAAAGGGATGATTAAAGCGTTGAAAAAGGGCGAAGTGGTCTGGTACGCGCCGGATCACGATTACGGCCCTCGTGCCAGTGTGTTTGTACCACTTTTTGCCGTTGAACAAGCCGCAACAACCTCTGGGACCTGGATGCTTTCGCGCATGTCCAATGCCTGCCTGGTACCGTTTGTTCCTCGCCGCAAACCTGACGGTAAAGGGTATCAATTGATTATGCTGCCTCCGGAGTGTTCACCGCCTTTGGATGACGCAGAGACCACTGCCGCGTGGATGAACAAAATTGTTGAGCAATGCATCATGATGGCGCCAGAGCAGTATATGTGGCTGCATCGTCGCTTCAAGACGCGCCCTGAAGGTTCTCCTTCCCTGTACTAA
- a CDS encoding MysB family protein: protein MNFYATLEEAIDAAREVFLADNPDLESDDASVQQLSIQKYVLQDGDIMWQAEFFADEDDVDGECLPMLNGEAAQSVFDGDYDEIEIRQEWQEENTLHEWDEGEFQLEPPLDTEEGQTAADEWDER from the coding sequence ATGAATTTTTATGCCACGTTGGAAGAGGCTATTGATGCGGCTCGTGAAGTGTTTCTGGCTGATAACCCTGACCTTGAGTCAGACGATGCCAGCGTTCAACAGCTAAGCATCCAAAAATACGTGCTACAGGATGGCGACATTATGTGGCAGGCGGAATTCTTTGCTGACGAGGATGATGTAGATGGTGAATGTCTACCAATGCTGAACGGAGAAGCGGCTCAGAGCGTTTTTGATGGCGACTATGATGAAATTGAAATTCGCCAGGAGTGGCAGGAAGAAAATACGCTTCACGAATGGGATGAAGGTGAATTCCAGTTGGAACCTCCCCTTGATACCGAAGAGGGGCAGACCGCAGCCGATGAATGGGATGAGCGATAG
- a CDS encoding YceK/YidQ family lipoprotein — MIFFLSGCGSIISRTIPGQGHGNQYYPGVQWDVRDSAWRYVTILDLPFSLVFDTLLLPLDIHHGPYE, encoded by the coding sequence ATGATCTTCTTCCTGAGCGGATGCGGCAGCATTATTAGTCGTACCATCCCAGGGCAAGGACACGGAAATCAATACTATCCTGGCGTGCAATGGGATGTTCGGGACTCGGCATGGCGCTACGTCACTATCCTCGATCTGCCTTTTTCGCTAGTGTTTGATACGTTGCTGCTCCCGCTCGATATTCATCATGGACCTTACGAGTAA
- the mdoC gene encoding glucans biosynthesis protein MdoC, which translates to MSSVSPPREYFLDSIRAWLMLLGIPFHISLIYSTHIWHVNSAEPSWWLTLFNDFIHAFRMQVFFVISGYFSYMLFLRYPLKRWWKVRVERVGIPMLTAIPLLTLPQFIMLQYVKGKADSWHTLSGYDKYNALAWELISHLWFLLVLVVLTTLSMWVFTQMKHRLTQRDVGSAPAVSMTKLTLIFAVLGFGYAAVRRTIFILYPSILSDGMFNFIVMQTLFYVPFFMLGALAFINPNLKALFTTPSRGCTLGAACAFVAYLLNQRYGNGDAWMYETEYVITMVMGLWMVNVVFSLGHRLLNFQSARVTYFVNASLFIYLVHHPLTLFFGAYITPHIKSNLLGFLCGLLFVVGIAVILYEIHLRIPVLKFLFSGKPPVRQDKNKAVAG; encoded by the coding sequence ATGAGCTCTGTATCACCACCACGCGAATATTTTCTTGACTCCATCCGTGCCTGGCTAATGTTGTTAGGGATCCCGTTTCATATTTCATTGATCTACTCCACCCACATATGGCACGTGAACAGCGCAGAACCATCGTGGTGGTTGACCTTGTTCAATGACTTTATCCATGCTTTTCGCATGCAAGTCTTCTTTGTCATTTCGGGTTATTTTTCCTACATGCTATTTCTACGCTATCCGTTAAAGCGCTGGTGGAAAGTGCGTGTAGAACGCGTGGGGATCCCTATGCTGACCGCGATTCCACTGCTTACGCTGCCGCAATTTATCATGCTGCAATACGTGAAAGGGAAAGCAGACAGCTGGCATACCCTCAGCGGCTACGATAAATACAACGCGCTGGCCTGGGAGCTGATTTCCCATCTGTGGTTTTTACTGGTTCTCGTGGTGTTAACGACCCTGAGCATGTGGGTGTTTACCCAGATGAAACACAGATTGACGCAAAGAGACGTCGGCAGCGCGCCTGCGGTGTCAATGACGAAGTTAACGCTGATTTTTGCAGTGCTGGGTTTCGGTTATGCCGCCGTCAGAAGAACGATTTTCATCCTCTACCCTTCGATTCTCAGCGATGGCATGTTTAATTTTATCGTTATGCAAACGTTGTTTTATGTGCCTTTCTTTATGCTCGGTGCGCTGGCGTTTATCAATCCTAATCTGAAAGCGCTGTTTACCACGCCATCGCGCGGCTGCACGCTGGGCGCCGCATGCGCATTTGTCGCATACCTGCTCAATCAACGTTACGGCAACGGCGATGCCTGGATGTATGAAACCGAATATGTTATTACCATGGTCATGGGCCTGTGGATGGTGAACGTCGTCTTTTCACTTGGTCACCGTTTGCTGAATTTCCAGTCAGCCCGCGTAACCTATTTTGTCAACGCATCTCTGTTTATCTATCTGGTGCATCATCCGTTAACGCTGTTTTTTGGCGCTTACATCACACCGCATATCAAGTCGAATTTGCTGGGTTTTCTCTGCGGTCTACTGTTTGTAGTCGGGATTGCGGTAATACTGTACGAAATCCATTTACGGATCCCGGTGCTGAAGTTTCTCTTTTCGGGTAAACCACCCGTCAGGCAGGATAAAAACAAGGCCGTGGCCGGTTAG
- the mdoG gene encoding glucans biosynthesis protein MdoG: protein MMKMRWLGAAVMLTLYTSSSWAFSIDDVAKQAQSLADKGYEAPKSNLPSVFRDMKYADYQQIQFNRDKAYWSNLKTPFKLEFYHQGMYFDTPVKINEVTATAVKRIKYSPDYFNFGDVQHDKDTVKDLGFAGFKVLYPINSKDKNDEIVSMLGASYFRVLGAGQVYGLSARGLAIDTALPSGEEFPRFREFWIERPKPTDKRLTIYALLDSPRATGAYRFVIIPGRDTVVDVQSKVYLRDKVGKLGVAPLTSMFLYGPNQPSPTTNYRPELHDSNGLSIHAGNGEWIWRPLNNPKHLAVSSFAMENPQGFGLLQRGRQFSRFEDIDDRYDLRPSAWITPKGDWGKGKIELVEIPTNDETNDNIVAYWTPDQLPEAGKEMNFKYTLTFTRDEDKLHAPDNAWVQQTRRSTGDVKQSNLIRQPDGTIAFVVDFSGTDMKKLPQDTPVTAQTSIGDNGEIVENTVRYNPVTKGWRLVLRVKVKDVKKTTEMRAALVNADQTLSETWSYQLPANE, encoded by the coding sequence ATGATGAAAATGCGTTGGTTGGGTGCAGCAGTCATGTTAACGCTGTACACATCATCAAGCTGGGCATTCAGCATTGATGATGTTGCAAAACAAGCTCAATCCTTAGCCGATAAAGGCTATGAGGCGCCAAAAAGTAACTTGCCCTCCGTTTTCCGCGACATGAAATATGCGGATTATCAGCAGATCCAGTTTAATCGCGATAAAGCCTACTGGAGCAATCTCAAGACCCCATTTAAGCTCGAGTTCTACCACCAGGGTATGTACTTCGACACGCCGGTCAAAATCAACGAAGTGACCGCTACTGCGGTGAAAAGAATCAAATACAGCCCGGATTACTTTAATTTCGGCGATGTTCAGCATGATAAAGACACGGTAAAAGATCTCGGTTTCGCCGGGTTCAAAGTGCTGTATCCGATCAACAGCAAAGATAAAAACGACGAAATCGTCAGCATGCTCGGTGCCAGCTATTTCCGTGTTCTGGGTGCAGGCCAGGTCTACGGCCTTTCTGCGCGCGGTCTCGCGATTGATACCGCTCTGCCTTCTGGTGAAGAATTTCCCCGCTTTCGTGAGTTTTGGATCGAGCGTCCGAAACCAACTGATAAACGTCTAACTATTTATGCCTTACTGGATTCTCCGCGTGCTACAGGAGCGTATCGCTTTGTCATCATTCCTGGTCGTGACACGGTAGTCGATGTTCAGTCCAAAGTTTATCTGCGCGACAAAGTAGGCAAACTTGGCGTGGCACCGTTAACCAGTATGTTCCTGTATGGACCGAACCAGCCTTCTCCGACGACTAACTATCGTCCAGAACTGCATGACTCTAACGGTTTGTCCATCCACGCTGGTAACGGCGAATGGATTTGGCGTCCGCTGAATAACCCGAAACATCTCGCGGTGAGCAGCTTTGCTATGGAAAATCCGCAAGGTTTCGGTCTGTTGCAGCGTGGCCGTCAGTTCTCGCGTTTTGAAGACATCGACGATCGTTACGATCTGCGCCCGAGCGCCTGGATCACGCCAAAAGGCGATTGGGGCAAAGGTAAGATTGAGTTAGTTGAAATTCCAACTAACGATGAAACGAACGATAACATCGTTGCGTACTGGACCCCGGATCAGCTGCCTGAAGCCGGTAAAGAAATGAACTTTAAATATACCCTGACGTTCACGCGTGATGAAGACAAGCTTCATGCGCCTGATAACGCCTGGGTACAGCAGACACGTCGTTCTACCGGTGATGTTAAACAGTCCAATCTCATTCGTCAGCCTGACGGTACCATCGCGTTTGTGGTGGACTTTTCCGGCACCGATATGAAAAAGCTGCCGCAGGATACGCCGGTTACTGCACAAACCAGTATTGGTGACAACGGTGAAATCGTTGAAAACACCGTGCGCTACAACCCGGTCACTAAAGGTTGGCGTTTGGTATTGCGCGTGAAAGTGAAAGACGTGAAGAAAACCACTGAAATGCGTGCTGCCCTGGTCAATGCAGATCAGACGCTGAGTGAAACCTGGAGCTACCAGTTACCTGCCAATGAATAA